In the Oceanispirochaeta sp. genome, TCGTCAAATACTTCAATTTCCCTTCTCTAATTCCTTTGTAAAAGAACAATTAGCAAGTGATCTGTTTATTCAGCAAAATCACTTTAGTTCTGTTGGTCCGTGGCTTGTTAGCCCTAACGCTCCGTGAATATATAACTTATCCTGCTTTTATGTCAACCGCCTATTTTTACATTTTGTGAATTCTTTTCTGCAAAACCTATTGATGCATTTCAAAGGCTGGCTTAATCCTATGCTACAAAAGAATATAAATCGATCAAAGAGTCGCTTCTGCTTAAAACTTCTTATATAAAGAGAAGAAATTAATGAATATGATTCTTGTATCTCTGGATTTCACTTATATTGCTGACTCAATTTTGACTGCCCCTGTGAGTTTTATACTCGCAAGACGAATGGACGACTCATATCTACAAGAGGAACCTAAGTGGTGAAGTCAAAAAAAACCGCCCTTAAAAAACTGCTTACATCTGAAGACAGCTTGTGGGCGGTTATTGACCATTGTATAAAAAACTATTTTTTACCCGAATTTTTAAGTGCGTGTAAAATGAACTCTCGAAACAAGGGTCCTGCTTTAATCGGAGAGGAGGTGAATTCAGGATGAAACTGAACACCAACTCCCCAAGGATGATCCGGCCATTCTAAAGATTCAACAAGAGAACCGTCGGTGGTTGTTCCCGAAAGAATCAACCCAGCCTTTGATAAGGCCTCCCGATAGCTATTGGAGACTTCATATCTATGTCTGTGACGTTCATGAATATTCGTTGAACCATAGGCGTTAAAGATATGAGTCCCTTTGGTCACCAGAGATTCACTCAGCCCGAGTCTCATTGTTCCACCGTAGGCAGTCACATCAACCTGTTCTTCCAGTAGTGAAATGACTGAGTTATTCCCCTCGGGTCTGAATTCAGAACTGTCAGCATCTTTGATTCCCAGAATAGAACGACTGTATTCGATGACCATGATCTGCAGGCCCAGGCAGATTCCAAAACAGGGAATCTTATGCTCTCTGGCAAACCTCGCCGTCTGGACCATACCCAGAATGCCCCTGGAACCAAAACCACCAGGAATAAGGATGCCGTCAAAAGGAGCAAACAATTCATCTAGTGTTTCACCTGCGGCGATTTTCTGTTCCACATCCTCAGAATCGATTTTTATCAGGTTTAATCTTACTTCATTGGCAAAGGCTCCGTGAACCAACGACTCATCCACTGATTTATAGGCATCACCTAGTTCGATATATTTACCTACCATGGCAATGTTGACTGTCGTTTTAGCATTTTTATGTATATCCGCCAGCCTGCCCCACAAACTGGTAATCTTGGATTTTCGGCTGCGGAGCCCCATTTTTCGGCAGACAACCTCATCCATTCCCTGCTGGTGATATACAACCGGGATTTCATAAATAGTCGTATCCACATCATGAGCCGAAAGAACACAGTCATGATCAATGTTGGTAAACTGGGATATTTTCCGTTTCAGATCATCGGGCAATTTTTCCTGACAGCGGCAGAGCAGTACATCTGGCTGGATACCGATCTCTCTCATTTCTTTCACTGAGTGCTGGGTAGGCTTGGTTTTCACCTCCCCCCCTGAGACAGTAGGAACCAGTGTCAGGTGGACCGACAATGCATCCCCATGACCTTTTTCGTGAATGATCTGGCGGACTGCTTCAAGATAAGGAATAGATTCAATATCCCCAACTGTGCCACCGATTTCAACAATGGTAATTTCGATCTCTGGTTTTTCACCCAAAGTAAGAATACGTCTTTTAATTTCATCTGTAATGTGAGGAACAACCTGAACACACTTACCGAGGAATTTCCCTTCCCGCTCCTTCCGGATAACAGCATCATAAATTTGACCGGTTGTAACAGAGTGGGCGGCACTCAGTGGTGAATGAGTAAATCGCGCATAGTTACCCAGATCAAGATCTGTTTCTGCACCATCATCGGTGACATACACTTCTCCATGCTGATAAGGACTCATGGTCCCTGCATCGACATTAATGTATGGATCGACCTTGATCATACAAACAGAAAACCCTCGATTTTCAAGGAGGGTACCCAGGGATGCCGAGGCCAACCCTTTTCCAAGGCTGGAACAAACACCGCCTGTGACAAAAATATACTTCTTCATGTGATAAAATTATTCCCCGGATGCTCTCGCTCTGTCAATTACAGGAATTGCATTTTTAATGAGTAATCATTAGATTATCCTGAATAGAGCTCAGCATCCTAGACATTTGAGATAAGGAGACAATATGAAATCAATAAAAACAGAGTTGGCCCCAGCTGCGGTTGGACCCTATTCTCAGGGAATCGATACGGGCACAATGGTTTTTACATCTGGCCAACTCCCCATTGATCCCGTCAGTGGTAAGATGATTGATGGCCCCATTGAAGAGCAGACAAGGCTGTCCCTCCTCAATGTGGAAGCAGTTCTGAAAGAGGCCGGTAGTGATTTAAATAAAGTCGTAAAAGTCACAGTGTTTGTAAAGGACATGGGGAATTTTTCCAGAATCAATGAGGTTTATAAGGAATTCTTTTCAGACCACAAACCGGCTCGGTCTCTGGTGGAAGCCGCCCGTCTGCCCCTGGATGGAGAGATCGAAATTGAAGCCATCGCTCTCAAATAAATGAAAGCAGTTCTCCAAAGAGTCTCAAGAGCGACCGTCACCATTGATAGAAATGAAACCCGGTCCATAGGGCCGGGTCTTCTGATCCTTCTGGGAATTTCTCATGAAGATACAAAAGAGGATATTCATTGGTTGACGGGAAAAATTTCCGGGATGAGAATCTTCACAGATCCAGATGGAAAGATGAACCTGTCTGTCCAGGATATTAAGGGAGAGATTCTGGTTGTAAGCCAGTTCACTCTTTTTGCCAGTACAAAGAAGGGGAACAGACCCTCTTTCAACAAGGCTGCCCCACCCGAGCTGGCTATTCCTCTTTACAATGATTTTGTTAGTGAATTAAGAAAAAATACCGGATTACATACTGAAACGGGAGAATTCGGGGCTTATATGGAAGTCCAGCTCTGTAATGATGGTCCCGTTACAATTCTAATCGATAGCAAAAATAGAGAATAAATCCTTATCTTATGAAAACCAGAGCTCACCAAAAAACTCTGTTTTGTGAAAATCAGGAGACTCTGACATGACCGGATTCCAGCACAGGTAGTGAGGCGTCTGCAGAAGGTCTCCGCATTTGTATAGATTGCCCTGCATCTTCAAGCCCTTGAAAGTATCATAGGACTCTTTAAAAAATGCTGAGGTAGGTATCACCAACATCAAGGACCAG is a window encoding:
- a CDS encoding CTP synthase, whose translation is MKKYIFVTGGVCSSLGKGLASASLGTLLENRGFSVCMIKVDPYINVDAGTMSPYQHGEVYVTDDGAETDLDLGNYARFTHSPLSAAHSVTTGQIYDAVIRKEREGKFLGKCVQVVPHITDEIKRRILTLGEKPEIEITIVEIGGTVGDIESIPYLEAVRQIIHEKGHGDALSVHLTLVPTVSGGEVKTKPTQHSVKEMREIGIQPDVLLCRCQEKLPDDLKRKISQFTNIDHDCVLSAHDVDTTIYEIPVVYHQQGMDEVVCRKMGLRSRKSKITSLWGRLADIHKNAKTTVNIAMVGKYIELGDAYKSVDESLVHGAFANEVRLNLIKIDSEDVEQKIAAGETLDELFAPFDGILIPGGFGSRGILGMVQTARFAREHKIPCFGICLGLQIMVIEYSRSILGIKDADSSEFRPEGNNSVISLLEEQVDVTAYGGTMRLGLSESLVTKGTHIFNAYGSTNIHERHRHRYEVSNSYREALSKAGLILSGTTTDGSLVESLEWPDHPWGVGVQFHPEFTSSPIKAGPLFREFILHALKNSGKK
- a CDS encoding Rid family detoxifying hydrolase; the encoded protein is MKSIKTELAPAAVGPYSQGIDTGTMVFTSGQLPIDPVSGKMIDGPIEEQTRLSLLNVEAVLKEAGSDLNKVVKVTVFVKDMGNFSRINEVYKEFFSDHKPARSLVEAARLPLDGEIEIEAIALK
- the dtd gene encoding D-aminoacyl-tRNA deacylase produces the protein MKAVLQRVSRATVTIDRNETRSIGPGLLILLGISHEDTKEDIHWLTGKISGMRIFTDPDGKMNLSVQDIKGEILVVSQFTLFASTKKGNRPSFNKAAPPELAIPLYNDFVSELRKNTGLHTETGEFGAYMEVQLCNDGPVTILIDSKNRE